From Camelina sativa cultivar DH55 chromosome 7, Cs, whole genome shotgun sequence, one genomic window encodes:
- the LOC104704714 gene encoding uncharacterized protein LOC104704714 gives MAICKHYGFPSLFITFTCNPTWPEITRYVKKKGLNANDRPDIISRIFKIKLDSLMFDLTEKQLLGKTIAAMYTVEFQKKGLPHAHILLFMDKKSKLPTSDEINNIICAEIPDKEDKPELYEIIKYSMIHGPCGAANKNSPCMVDGKCSKMYLKSHAELTRVGKDGYPIYRRRRTTRYIEKGGFNCDNRYVVPYNEKLCLQYKAHINVEWCNQTGSVKYLFKYINKGPDLVAVVVKPVDKSEANTTTNVCNSTQNQIKKNEIKYYFDCRYVSAAEAIWRIYKFPRQFRTTPVQKLSFHIEGKKPCYFKKDDDIEEVLEKSVNEDSQLTGWFYLNQVNPDANQYLYLEIPAHFTWQGKQKQWKERKRGFSLGRINYVPHCLEAKYFMRILLNIVRGPKSFEDIKTYRGVVYKTYKDACFARDSLSRPEHVWEKTWIHLSEDIETNKRNEYNNTDLNLSDADKRNYALIEIEKLML, from the exons ATGGCGATATGCAAACACTACGGTTTCCCTAGCCTATTCATAACATTTACATGCAATCCTACTTGGCCCGAGATAACAAGGTACGTGAAGAAAAAAGGTCTCAATGCGAATGATAGGCCTGACATTATTTCTCGCATCTTCAAAATCAAGCTGGATTCTTTAATGTTTGATTTGACGGAGAAACAACTACTAGGGAAAACAATTGCAG ctATGTATACTGTTGAGTTTCAGAAAAAAGGTCTTCCTCATGCTCATATACTACTATTCATGGATAAAAAGAGCAAGTTACCAACCTCCGACgaaatcaataatattatttgtgCTGAGATTCCAGACAAAGAAGACAAACCAGAACTATatgaaatcataaaatattCTATGATTCATGGTCCTTGTGGAGCTGCTAATAAGAACTCACCATGTATGGTTGATGGCAAGTGTTCTAAGATGTATCTGAAGTCACATGCAGAGTTAACTAGAGTTGGAAAGGATGGTTATCCTATATATCGGAGGAGAAGGACAACTAGGTATATTGAGAAAGGTGGTTTCAACTGTGACAACAGATATGTTGTTCCTTACAATGAGAAGTTATGTTTACAATACAAAGCACACATTAACGTGGAATGGTGCAATCAGACAGGGTcagttaaatatttgtttaagtACATTAACAAAGGACCAGACCTTGTAGCTGTCGTCGTGAAGCCAGTTGACAAAAGTGAAGCTAATACTACTACCAACGTTTGTAACTCCACCCAGAATCAAATAAAGAAGAACGAAATTAAATATTACTTTGACTGTCG GTATGTATCTGCCGCGGAAGCTATTTGGAGGATCTATAAATTCCCGAGACAGTTTAGAACAACCCCTGTGCAGAAACTATCGTTTCatatagaaggaaaaaaaccatGCTACTTCAAAAAGGATGATGATATAGAAGAAGTTCTCGAGAAATCAGTAAACGAAGACTCTCAGTTGACGGGTTGGTTCTATTTGAATCAGGTTAATCCGGATGCTAATCAGTATCTGTACTTGGAGATTCCTGCCCATTTTACATGGCAGGGAAAACAGAAACAATGGAAAGAGAGGAAACGAGGGTTTTCGCTGGGTAGGATTAACTATGTGCCACACTGTTTGGAAGCAAAGTATTTTATGAGAATCCTTCTAAATATTGTAAGAGGTCCAAAATCTTTTGAAGACATTAAGACCTACAGAGGTGTTGTTTACAAGACGTATAAGGATGCATGTTTTGCCCGGG ACTCTTTATCACGACCAGAGCATGTATGGGAGAAGACATGGATACATCTTTCAGAAGATATTGAAACCAATAAAAGGAATGAATATAACAACACag ATTTGAACTTGAGCGATGCTGATAAGAGGAATTATGCTTTGATTGAAATAGAGAAGTTAATGTTATGA
- the LOC104701382 gene encoding probable pectate lyase 5, translating into MRMTLVHLSLSLFSCLLLVLSPTFIASTPVSHPDLVVQEVNEKINASRRNLGVLSCGTGNPIDDCWRCDPKWEKNRQRLADCAIGFGKHAIGGRDGKIYVVTDSSDKDAVNPKPGTLRHAVIQDEPLWIIFARDMVIKLKEELIMNSFKTIDGRGVNVHIAGGACITVQYVTNIIIHGINIHDCKRKGNAYVRDSPSHYGWRTASDGDAVSIFGGSHVWVDHCSLSNCADGLIDAIHGSTAITISNNYLTHHNKVMLLGHSDSYTRDKNMQVTIAFNHFGEGLVQRMPRCRHGYFHVVNNDYTHWQMYAIGGSAAPTINSQGNRFLAPNDHVFKEVTKYEDAPQSKWKKWNWRSEGDLFLNGAFFTASGGRASSSYAKASSLSARPSSVVASVTGSAGALFCKKGSRC; encoded by the exons ATGAGAATGACACTTGTTCACTtgtctctctccctcttctcATGTCTCCTCCTTGTCCTTTCTCCGACCTTCATTGCCTCCACTCCCGTTTCCCACCCTGACCTCGTTGTTCAAGAAGTTAACGA gAAGATTAATGCGTCTAGGAGGAATCTAGGCGTGCTCTCATGTGGGACCGGAAACCCAATAGACGACTGTTGGAGATGCGACCCGAAATGGGAGAAAAATCGACAACGGCTAGCCGATTGCGCGATCGGTTTTGGCAAACACGCAATAGGCGGCCGTGACGGCAAAATCTACGTGGTGACGGATTCGAGCGACAAAGACGCGGTCAACCCTAAACCCGGAACACTAAGACACGCCGTGATCCAGGACGAGCCGCTTTGGATCATCTTTGCTCGTGACATGGTCATAAAGCTAAAAGAAGAGCTTATTATGAACTCTTTCAAGACCATAGACGGACGTGGAGTGAACGTCCATATCGCTGGTGGCGCGTGCATCACGGTTCAGTACGTGaccaacatcatcatccacGGTATCAACATCCACGACTGTAAAAGAAAGGGTAATGCTTACGTTAGAGACTCTCCGTCGCATTATGGGTGGAGGACGGCCTCCGACGGTGACGCCGTCTCGATTTTTGGTGGCTCACACGTGTGGGTAGACCACTGCTCGTTGTCGAACTGCGCTGACGGTCTGATCGACGCCATTCATGGATCAACGGCCATTACGATCTCTAACAACTACTTGACGCACCACAATAAAGTTATGCTTTTGGGACACAGTGATTCGTACACGAGAGACAAGAACATGCAAGTCACCATTGCCTTCAATCACTTTGGTGAAGGTCTTGTTCAGAGAATGCCAAG ATGTAGACATGGATATTTTCATGTGGTGAATAATGATTATACACATTGGCAAATGTATGCAATTGGTGGGAGTGCAGCCCCAACGATTAATAGTCAAGGCAATAG GTTTCTTGCTCCCAACGATCATGTCTTTAAAGAG gTGACTAAGTACGAAGATGCACCACAAAGCAAGTGGAAGAAATGGAATTGGAGATCAGAAGGTGATTTGTTCCTAAACGGTGCGTTTTTCACGGCTTCGGGTGGAAGAGCCTCTTCAAGCTATGCTAAGGCTTCGAGTTTGTCGGCTAGACCGTCCTCAGTAGTAGCTTCAGTCACGGGCAGTGCTGGTgcactcttttgtaaaaaagGATCTCGATGTTAA